The proteins below come from a single Aquarana catesbeiana isolate 2022-GZ linkage group LG12, ASM4218655v1, whole genome shotgun sequence genomic window:
- the SOCS3 gene encoding suppressor of cytokine signaling 3: MVTQSKFPTMSRALDSSLRLKTFSSRSEYNLVLSAVHKLQESGFYWSTVTGSQANLLLSPEPAGTFLIRDSSDNRHFFTLSVKTESGTKNLRIQCEPCGFSLQTDPRSSQPVPRFDCVLKLLRHYMPAKDSANSNRRCYYIYSGGERVPLLLSRPLSSSVSSLQHLCRKAVNGQLEGFEAREQLPLPIKDFLQEYDSPV, from the coding sequence ATGGTCACGCAGAGCAAGTTCCCGACTATGAGCCGGGCGCTGGACTCTAGCCTGAGGCTCAAGACCTTCTCTTCTCGCAGCGAGTACAACCTGGTGCTGAGCGCGGTCCACAAACTTCAGGAGAGCGGATTTTACTGGAGTACGGTGACGGGAAGCCAGGCCAACCTGCTGCTCAGTCCGGAGCCCGCCGGCACCTTCCTGATCAGGGACAGCTCCGATAACCGCCACTTCTTCACTCTCAGTGTCAAAACCGAATCCGGCACCAAGAACTTGCGCATCCAGTGCGAACCGTGCGGCTTCTCCCTACAGACTGACCCGCGCAGCTCGCAACCCGTGCCGAGGTTCGACTGCGTGCTGAAACTCCTTCGGCACTACATGCCGGCCAAAGACTCCGCCAACAGCAACAGGCGCTGCTATTATATCTATTCTGGTGGCGAGCGTGTCCCGTTGCTTCTATCTAGGCCTCTGTCCTCCAGCGTCTCCTCGCTGCAGCACCTCTGCAGGAAAGCGGTCAATGGACAACTGGAAGGCTTCGAGGCTCGAGAACAGCTACCTCTGCCCATCAAAGACTTTCTCCAGGAATATGACTCTCCCGTATAG